One genomic segment of Pelagerythrobacter marensis includes these proteins:
- a CDS encoding DMT family transporter has protein sequence MSAPSSSAFIPIAAMMFAAGLGIPVFAALNAALGQQLGGPIAATAVTFAIGFVIASAMLAFTGFPAASTFTFERPWLWIGAVVMLFYATSVAYSAPRIGLGNAIFFVLLGQIVAAAIIDHFGLLGSIQSAITPKRALGLVVMAFGLYLARKPA, from the coding sequence GTGAGCGCACCTTCGTCGAGCGCGTTCATTCCGATTGCGGCGATGATGTTCGCCGCCGGGCTGGGCATTCCTGTTTTCGCCGCACTCAACGCGGCGCTGGGGCAGCAACTGGGCGGGCCGATTGCAGCGACCGCCGTCACGTTCGCCATCGGCTTTGTCATCGCCAGCGCGATGTTGGCCTTCACCGGATTTCCCGCCGCCAGCACCTTCACTTTCGAACGGCCCTGGTTGTGGATCGGCGCCGTGGTGATGCTGTTCTACGCCACTTCGGTGGCCTATTCCGCGCCGCGTATCGGGCTGGGCAATGCGATCTTCTTCGTGCTGCTGGGCCAGATCGTCGCTGCGGCGATTATCGACCATTTCGGCCTGCTTGGCTCCATCCAGAGCGCGATTACTCCCAAGCGCGCGCTCGGGCTGGTGGTCATGGCATTCGGTCTTTACCTTGCCAGGAAACCCGCATGA